The Dissulfuribacter thermophilus genome includes a window with the following:
- a CDS encoding Swt1 family HEPN domain-containing protein has product MAKTNHARVGDALELLRKGLMPFVEREFRAKYGERWEQEAAGFLNIESGNINWDIAAIFKLMWNAWNVVFRDVLGRSERSLVSELRDVRNRWAHQEAFSSDDAYRALDSMGRLLSAVSAPEAREIEGQKMALLRVRFDEQRRNEMRKIAVQATDGKPKGGLKPWREIVTPHPDVASGKYQQAEFAADLWQVYLGEASSEYQHPSEFFRRTFITEGLGQLLLNAVCRLTGKGGDPVVELQTNFGGGKTHSMLALYHLFSGTPVAELPGVEELIRETECKIPATTVRRAVLVGTKISPGNPSKKEDGTVVRTLWGEIAWQLGGKEGYEMVRLDDEKATNPGDKLKDLFNRYAPCLILIDEWVAFARQLHAGSDLPAGSFDTQFTFAQALSEAAKAANDTFLVVSIPASDNEIGGEWGARALERLKNAIGRVESSWRPASPDEGFEIVRRRLFEPITHKQAFVARDAVARAFVEMYGSQHNEFPSECREAEYERRIKMAYPIHPELFDRLYNDWSTLDKFQRTRGVLRLMASVIHSLWERQDSNLLIMPATVPIDDPAVQFELTRYLDDHWNPVIAKDVDGEHSLPLAIDREVPNLGRYSACRRVARTIYIGSAPLQRVANKGIDDKQIKLGCLQPGETVATFGDALRRLTDRATYLYVDGNRYWYSTQPTVTRLAEDRAGQLNEHEVIDEITARLRKEARSRGDFHRVHSCSPGSDIPDEKEARLVILGPEFPHSKGNHDSPARKEAAQILEKRGSSPRNYKNSLVFLAADATRLQEQSGAVRKYLAWKSIFDEREQLNLDPFQTKQAETKLKSADETVRARIPETWIWLLVPDQPELHGDMEWVEIRLQGSGSLAVRASKKLKNEELLLTQMGGIRLRMELDRVPLWNGDDVAIKKLVEYFATYNYLPRLRDREVLLAAIREGVSLLTWGTDTFAYAQGKDETTGRYLGLVAGRANVNIQAESGNLIVKPDVAIKQIEKEKAEREAERKEKRYPLFEEESKKDPTISENREEILYEERPKKPVYRRFYGSVKLDPLRVGRDAAQIADEVIQHLTKLMGADVQVTLEIQANIPDGISEETMLSLRENCHTLKFDSFDFEEE; this is encoded by the coding sequence ATGGCCAAGACCAACCATGCCAGAGTAGGAGATGCACTGGAGCTTTTGAGAAAGGGGCTGATGCCCTTTGTTGAAAGGGAATTCCGGGCCAAATATGGAGAGAGGTGGGAACAAGAGGCGGCCGGATTCTTGAATATCGAATCTGGGAACATCAACTGGGACATTGCAGCCATTTTCAAGCTCATGTGGAATGCCTGGAATGTGGTCTTCAGGGATGTACTCGGCCGCTCTGAGCGTTCTCTGGTCAGCGAACTGAGGGATGTACGGAACAGGTGGGCGCACCAGGAGGCCTTTTCGAGCGACGATGCCTACAGGGCACTTGATAGCATGGGAAGGCTCCTTTCTGCAGTGTCTGCCCCGGAAGCCAGGGAGATCGAGGGCCAGAAGATGGCCCTTTTACGGGTGCGTTTTGACGAGCAGCGCCGAAATGAGATGCGGAAGATTGCTGTTCAGGCCACAGACGGAAAGCCGAAAGGAGGGCTCAAACCCTGGCGCGAGATCGTAACTCCGCATCCAGACGTTGCAAGCGGAAAATACCAGCAGGCAGAGTTCGCAGCAGATCTCTGGCAGGTCTACCTGGGAGAAGCTTCATCTGAATATCAACATCCATCAGAGTTTTTCCGCAGGACCTTTATTACAGAGGGTCTTGGGCAACTACTCCTGAACGCGGTGTGCCGTCTTACCGGAAAGGGTGGAGATCCAGTGGTGGAGCTTCAGACCAATTTTGGAGGCGGCAAGACTCACAGTATGCTGGCCCTGTATCACCTCTTTTCCGGAACACCTGTAGCAGAACTCCCAGGAGTTGAAGAGCTCATCAGAGAGACCGAATGCAAGATACCGGCAACTACTGTCAGAAGGGCGGTTCTCGTAGGCACCAAAATTTCACCTGGAAATCCTAGTAAGAAGGAGGACGGAACAGTTGTCCGGACTCTGTGGGGTGAGATCGCCTGGCAGCTTGGCGGCAAAGAGGGCTATGAGATGGTGCGGCTGGATGATGAAAAGGCCACTAATCCAGGAGACAAGCTCAAAGACCTTTTCAACCGTTATGCACCGTGCCTCATCCTCATTGACGAATGGGTGGCCTTTGCCCGTCAGCTTCATGCCGGAAGCGATCTACCTGCAGGCTCATTTGACACCCAGTTCACATTTGCCCAGGCCCTTAGTGAAGCGGCAAAGGCGGCCAATGATACCTTTCTTGTGGTTAGCATACCTGCCTCTGACAATGAAATTGGAGGAGAATGGGGCGCAAGGGCACTGGAGCGGCTCAAAAACGCCATAGGCAGGGTGGAGTCAAGCTGGAGGCCAGCAAGCCCGGATGAGGGATTTGAGATAGTAAGGCGGCGGCTTTTTGAGCCAATTACCCATAAGCAGGCCTTTGTGGCCCGTGATGCAGTCGCCAGGGCCTTTGTTGAAATGTATGGGAGCCAGCACAATGAATTTCCCTCTGAATGCCGGGAAGCAGAATATGAACGGCGTATCAAAATGGCCTATCCTATACATCCTGAACTCTTTGACAGGCTTTACAATGACTGGTCAACCCTTGATAAGTTCCAACGCACCAGAGGTGTGCTGCGTCTAATGGCATCAGTTATTCACTCCCTTTGGGAGAGACAGGATTCAAACCTATTGATAATGCCCGCCACGGTACCAATCGATGACCCGGCAGTGCAGTTTGAGCTTACCCGATATCTTGATGACCACTGGAATCCGGTTATTGCCAAAGATGTGGACGGAGAGCATTCCCTGCCCCTTGCCATTGACAGGGAGGTTCCCAATCTTGGCCGGTATTCTGCCTGTCGCAGGGTGGCAAGGACCATCTATATCGGCTCAGCCCCTCTCCAGCGGGTGGCCAACAAGGGAATCGACGACAAACAGATAAAGCTAGGATGCCTGCAGCCGGGAGAGACGGTGGCAACCTTTGGGGACGCCCTGAGGAGGCTGACAGACAGGGCCACCTATCTCTATGTTGATGGAAATAGATATTGGTATTCCACGCAGCCTACAGTTACAAGACTGGCCGAAGACAGGGCGGGTCAGCTCAATGAGCATGAGGTTATAGATGAGATTACGGCTCGACTCAGGAAAGAGGCTAGGAGCCGAGGAGATTTCCATAGGGTCCATAGCTGTTCGCCAGGCAGTGATATTCCGGATGAGAAGGAGGCCCGCCTGGTGATCCTGGGGCCAGAATTCCCCCACAGCAAAGGAAACCATGACAGCCCGGCAAGGAAGGAGGCGGCCCAGATCCTGGAAAAGCGTGGCAGCAGCCCAAGGAATTACAAGAACAGCCTTGTCTTTCTGGCAGCAGACGCTACAAGATTGCAGGAACAAAGTGGCGCTGTCCGGAAATATCTTGCCTGGAAATCCATTTTTGATGAGCGGGAACAGCTCAATCTCGATCCCTTTCAGACAAAACAGGCTGAGACAAAGCTGAAGAGTGCAGATGAGACCGTAAGGGCCAGGATTCCGGAGACCTGGATCTGGCTGTTGGTGCCGGATCAGCCTGAACTTCATGGAGATATGGAGTGGGTGGAAATAAGGCTGCAGGGCTCGGGGAGTCTTGCTGTGAGGGCCAGCAAGAAACTAAAGAATGAGGAACTGCTCCTTACCCAGATGGGCGGGATCCGGCTGCGCATGGAACTTGACCGGGTACCCCTGTGGAACGGCGACGATGTGGCTATAAAAAAGCTGGTAGAATATTTCGCAACCTATAACTATCTTCCGAGGCTTCGCGATAGGGAAGTGCTGCTTGCCGCCATTCGAGAGGGCGTTTCTCTTCTAACCTGGGGAACAGATACATTTGCCTATGCCCAGGGGAAAGATGAGACCACAGGACGCTATCTTGGCCTGGTTGCTGGACGGGCGAACGTGAATATCCAGGCCGAGTCGGGAAATCTCATCGTAAAGCCGGATGTAGCAATTAAGCAGATCGAAAAAGAAAAGGCTGAAAGGGAGGCTGAAAGAAAGGAAAAAAGATATCCCCTTTTTGAAGAGGAATCAAAAAAAGATCCAACGATATCGGAAAATCGGGAAGAAATCCTGTATGAAGAACGGCCCAAAAAACCTGTTTATCGAAGGTTTTATGGTTCGGTTAAGTTGGATCCCCTGCGTGTGGGCCGGGATGCCGCACAGATTGCTGATGAGGTCATTCAGCATCTCACTAAGCTCATGGGAGCAGATGTCCAGGTAACTTTAGAAATTCAGGCCAATATTCCAGATGGCATCAGTGAAGAAACTATGCTCTCTCTAAGAGAAAACTGCCATACGCTCAAATTCGATAGCTTCGATTTTGAAGAGGAGTAA
- a CDS encoding AlbA family DNA-binding domain-containing protein — MITMIEQLEKVVDSHEGEHCEFKEAKNNYYFETLAKYCASLANEGGGDFILGVTDKRPRRIVGTQAFNQPERKQAGLIQLKKRRSAIWRNATLITY, encoded by the coding sequence ATGATCACGATGATTGAGCAGCTGGAAAAGGTAGTCGATTCTCATGAAGGTGAGCATTGCGAATTCAAGGAAGCGAAAAACAACTATTATTTTGAGACATTAGCGAAATATTGTGCATCTCTGGCCAATGAAGGCGGAGGAGATTTTATTCTTGGGGTAACTGACAAAAGACCGAGGAGAATCGTCGGGACTCAGGCTTTTAATCAACCTGAACGGAAACAGGCAGGGCTGATACAGCTTAAAAAGAGAAGAAGCGCAATATGGCGCAATGCAACTCTGATAACTTATTGA
- a CDS encoding DUF1156 domain-containing protein — MTYRKKLIEVALPLEAINQGAKPETENPFLKGHPRAVHNWWARTPLSVARAILFAQLIDDPGNDLPPKDARAKREELLQLVARIATWEATTDYELIDKARKLIRQQFNGNMPEFWDMFGGRASIPLEAQRLGLKVTSSDLNPVAVTIQRALLEYPQKFSGKPPVHPTDDNLLTQGNWRGAQGLAEDIRWYGRWVCQKAKQQLANLYPHGPGGEAVFAWIWARTIPSPDPSTKGAAVPLVRSMKLAGKKHPVWVHLKVDRENNSYSFSIDTTEPTIKTTVSGKNKGATCILSGANIPFAHIRESARNGQMGIRLMAFVCQGNRARHYYAPTEEQEQIALSAQPEWRPDCELPKKHRNFQPPVYGMDNVGDLFTNRQLVAFNTFARIINEDVKKAVLARTDNDVEYTDALVTYLACALSRMADYHCNLCTWNPTNENVSHLFQRQAIPMAWDFCEANPIEGKLSYEVATEWVASSLTNLPENRIPARVRQLDACRAELDFEQGAVISTDPPYYDNISYAELGDFFYCWLRKVLRSVDPQTFATLNTPKAPELIASPTRHGSVEKAEEHFRSGFQAVFRNLLAVSRDDVPCTIYYAFKQEETDKSTDNRASTGWETMLTGLIEAGFQITGTWPVRTTKKARSVAKDANALASAIVLVTRKRRVDASLATRKEFIAALRRELPQAVAGLTQSNIAPVDLAQASIGPGISVFSRYAHVLEADGSYMTVRAALELINRVLDEVFAEQEGEFDADTRWALAWFEQYGMDEGEFGEAETLSRAKNTAVNGLVDAGLITARSGKVRLIPRDQMPKDWDPATESRLTVWEATQHLIRALDQDGESGAARLLRKLGGLGETARDLAYRLFSICERKGWSGEALAYNSLVIAWPEISRLAMSQEVGKERLRNKELF, encoded by the coding sequence ATGACTTATCGTAAGAAACTCATTGAGGTGGCTCTGCCGCTGGAGGCGATCAATCAAGGAGCAAAACCTGAGACAGAAAACCCTTTTCTTAAAGGACATCCTCGAGCTGTTCATAACTGGTGGGCACGTACTCCATTGTCTGTGGCCAGGGCTATTCTTTTTGCCCAGTTAATTGACGACCCAGGTAATGACCTTCCCCCGAAAGATGCTCGGGCAAAGCGAGAGGAACTTCTTCAATTGGTTGCCCGCATTGCTACTTGGGAGGCAACCACGGACTATGAACTCATTGACAAGGCCCGGAAGTTAATCAGGCAGCAGTTTAACGGCAACATGCCGGAATTCTGGGATATGTTTGGAGGGCGGGCGAGCATTCCTCTGGAAGCGCAACGTTTGGGCCTGAAGGTGACCAGCAGCGACCTGAATCCCGTGGCCGTGACAATTCAACGTGCTTTACTTGAATATCCGCAGAAATTTTCCGGCAAGCCGCCTGTGCATCCTACCGATGATAATCTGCTGACCCAGGGTAATTGGCGAGGCGCTCAGGGATTGGCAGAAGATATCAGGTGGTATGGACGCTGGGTGTGCCAAAAGGCTAAACAACAACTTGCCAATCTCTATCCACATGGGCCAGGTGGTGAGGCTGTGTTTGCCTGGATTTGGGCAAGAACAATTCCCAGTCCAGATCCTTCCACCAAGGGCGCAGCTGTTCCGCTCGTGCGATCTATGAAACTGGCAGGCAAGAAACATCCAGTTTGGGTTCATCTCAAAGTTGATCGAGAAAACAATTCTTACAGCTTTTCTATAGACACTACAGAACCAACTATCAAAACAACTGTATCCGGGAAGAATAAGGGCGCTACCTGCATCCTCAGCGGTGCAAATATCCCATTCGCACACATCCGGGAATCCGCAAGAAACGGGCAAATGGGGATTCGCTTAATGGCGTTTGTTTGCCAGGGAAACCGAGCTCGCCATTATTACGCCCCGACAGAGGAACAGGAGCAGATAGCCTTATCCGCTCAACCGGAATGGAGACCGGACTGTGAGCTACCCAAGAAACACAGGAATTTTCAGCCACCTGTCTATGGGATGGACAATGTGGGTGATCTTTTCACCAACCGTCAGCTTGTGGCCTTTAACACCTTCGCCAGGATCATTAATGAAGACGTGAAAAAGGCGGTTCTTGCTCGTACTGACAATGATGTTGAATATACCGATGCACTGGTTACATATCTGGCCTGTGCGTTATCAAGAATGGCTGACTACCATTGCAATTTATGCACATGGAATCCCACGAATGAAAATGTAAGCCATCTGTTTCAACGACAGGCCATTCCAATGGCATGGGATTTCTGCGAAGCGAATCCCATCGAGGGGAAATTGAGTTATGAAGTGGCAACCGAGTGGGTCGCATCATCTTTGACCAACTTGCCAGAGAATCGGATTCCAGCACGAGTTCGACAACTGGATGCCTGCCGGGCAGAACTGGACTTCGAACAAGGGGCGGTTATTTCAACCGATCCCCCTTACTATGACAATATCAGTTATGCGGAGCTGGGCGACTTCTTCTACTGTTGGTTACGTAAAGTGTTGCGGAGTGTTGATCCGCAAACATTTGCAACGCTTAATACACCCAAAGCTCCGGAATTGATCGCCTCTCCGACACGCCACGGATCTGTGGAAAAAGCTGAGGAGCACTTTCGCAGTGGCTTTCAAGCGGTATTTAGGAACCTGTTGGCTGTCAGTCGAGATGATGTTCCCTGCACGATTTATTATGCGTTCAAACAGGAAGAAACGGACAAATCTACCGATAACCGCGCATCCACCGGTTGGGAGACAATGTTGACAGGCCTGATTGAAGCAGGATTTCAAATTACTGGCACTTGGCCTGTGCGAACGACCAAAAAGGCAAGATCTGTTGCAAAAGACGCCAATGCATTGGCATCTGCCATTGTATTGGTGACGCGGAAACGTCGAGTCGATGCTTCCTTGGCCACCCGTAAGGAATTCATTGCTGCCCTCCGGCGGGAACTGCCACAGGCCGTGGCAGGGCTTACGCAGAGTAATATCGCGCCAGTTGATTTGGCACAGGCATCCATTGGACCTGGTATCAGCGTATTTTCAAGATATGCCCACGTTCTTGAAGCTGATGGGTCGTATATGACGGTTCGTGCAGCTTTGGAGCTTATCAACCGAGTGCTGGATGAAGTCTTTGCTGAACAGGAAGGCGAATTTGATGCTGATACTCGCTGGGCATTGGCTTGGTTTGAACAGTACGGGATGGATGAAGGAGAGTTTGGCGAGGCAGAAACTCTTTCACGCGCAAAGAATACGGCAGTTAACGGTCTTGTTGATGCGGGGCTTATCACTGCACGTTCAGGCAAGGTCAGATTGATTCCCCGCGATCAAATGCCAAAAGACTGGGACCCTGCAACAGAAAGCCGTCTGACTGTATGGGAAGCCACGCAGCACCTAATTCGGGCGTTGGATCAAGACGGTGAAAGCGGTGCCGCAAGACTTCTGAGAAAGTTGGGCGGTCTTGGTGAAACGGCCAGAGATCTGGCCTATCGTCTGTTCAGCATCTGCGAGCGTAAGGGGTGGTCCGGCGAGGCACTGGCGTACAACAGCCTAGTCATCGCCTGGCCGGAGATAAGCAGACTTGCCATGAGTCAGGAAGTCGGAAAAGAAAGGCTAAGGAATAAGGAGCTTTTTTAA
- a CDS encoding helicase-related protein, producing the protein MVRLEDLSMGSIVKGILPDGFVTVVAVQWIGSECIELTYKDSKGRLGNELMYRNRESELELVESGRPWSFDGDPALFRLVSEAHRIRLAYLFDPLLAVHTSLVDPLPHQITAVYEDMLPRQPLRFLLADDPGAGKTIMTGLFIKELMARGDLVRCLIVCPGNLVEQWQDELHRRFHLPFEIMTNDNYEAARTGNWFNENPLAICRLDKLSRNEDVQEKLKTTDWDLVVIDEAHKMSASFWGGEIRRTKRYKLGQLLSTLTRHFLLLTATPHNGKEEDFQLFMALLDGDRFEGRFRDGVHSIDVSDLMRRMVKEELLTFDGKPLFPERRAYTVEYTLSDGEAELYKKVTDYVREEFNRAEQLENEGRKGTVGFALTILQRRLASSPEAIYQSLRRRRERLEKRLREEELLKRGAEASLSWKKEVPSFTSEDLEDLEDAPDSEVEETEEKVVDLASAARTIAELKAEIAILKSLEKLALEVRQSGSDRKWDELSSLLQNQGEMFDSFGHRRKLIIFTEHKDTLFYLQERIGALLGRPDAVVTIHGGMGREERRKAEQLFTQDKKVEVLIATDAAGEGINLQRAHLMVNYDLPWNPNRLEQRFGRIHRIGQTEVCHCWNLVASETREGDVYRRLLEKLDEERRALGGKVFDILGKLTFNDKPLRQLLIEAVRYGDRPEVRKKLEEVVEYALDRAKLQALIEEHALAHDTMDATRVQKIREEMERAEARRLQPHFISSFFLEAFKRLGGKVYEREPKRFEITRVPAVIRNRDRVIGTRDPVLLRYERITFEKALINLPGKPMAEFICPGHPLLDATMDLILERHRDLLKQGAVLIDENDPGNNPRILIYLEHTIQDARVDRNGNRRVVSRAMQFVEVLQDGHVSFAGYAPYLDYRPPKEQEMKIIDQIFSQNGRQRSDIESLALKYAVQHLVPKHLQEVKTRKEEMTNKIMAAVKERLTAEITYWDHRAEELKLQEQAGKINAKINSVKARQRADELTGRLHKRMEELKQERQVSPLPPNVTGGALIVPIGLIRKYQRPDGDHEAATFARETTRVEQAAMKAVMETERRLGFEPLDVSGEKCGYDIESKDAQNPGTLRFIEVKGRIKGAKTVTITKNEILTALNKPEQFILAIVEVDKDETSVWYVKRPFKKEPDFGVTSVNYRLEDLLVRGKQPL; encoded by the coding sequence ATGGTACGTCTTGAAGATCTCTCAATGGGATCCATCGTAAAAGGCATTTTGCCTGATGGATTTGTTACAGTCGTAGCTGTTCAGTGGATCGGATCTGAGTGCATAGAACTCACCTACAAGGACAGCAAAGGCCGGCTTGGAAACGAGCTGATGTACAGAAATCGCGAATCGGAACTCGAACTCGTCGAAAGCGGACGGCCCTGGAGTTTCGATGGCGATCCTGCCCTCTTCCGCCTGGTCTCAGAGGCACACAGGATCCGCCTGGCCTATCTCTTTGATCCGCTCCTTGCCGTACACACATCCCTGGTGGATCCCCTGCCGCACCAGATAACCGCTGTTTACGAAGACATGCTGCCCAGGCAACCCCTGCGCTTTTTACTCGCGGACGATCCCGGTGCTGGGAAGACCATAATGACAGGACTTTTCATAAAGGAATTGATGGCAAGGGGCGATCTTGTCCGCTGTCTTATAGTCTGCCCTGGAAACCTGGTAGAGCAGTGGCAGGATGAACTTCACCGGCGCTTTCATCTACCCTTTGAGATAATGACCAACGACAACTACGAGGCAGCGCGGACTGGAAACTGGTTCAATGAAAATCCCCTGGCCATCTGCCGACTGGACAAGTTGAGCAGAAATGAAGACGTACAGGAAAAGCTAAAGACCACTGACTGGGACCTGGTAGTTATTGACGAGGCCCACAAAATGAGCGCCTCTTTCTGGGGAGGCGAAATCCGCCGCACAAAACGCTACAAGCTCGGTCAACTTCTCTCCACCCTCACCCGCCACTTCCTGCTTCTCACAGCCACGCCGCACAATGGAAAGGAAGAAGACTTTCAGCTCTTCATGGCCCTGCTGGACGGTGACCGCTTTGAAGGCAGATTTAGAGATGGCGTCCATTCCATAGACGTCTCGGACCTCATGCGCCGTATGGTAAAAGAGGAACTTCTCACATTTGATGGTAAACCCCTATTCCCAGAGCGCCGGGCTTATACAGTGGAATATACCCTGTCAGATGGCGAGGCTGAACTTTACAAAAAGGTCACTGATTACGTCCGGGAGGAGTTCAACAGGGCTGAGCAACTAGAAAACGAGGGCAGGAAGGGCACTGTTGGCTTTGCTCTTACCATCCTGCAACGCAGGCTTGCTTCCTCCCCCGAGGCCATTTATCAGAGCCTGCGCCGCCGTCGCGAACGTCTTGAAAAACGTTTGAGGGAAGAAGAGCTTTTAAAACGCGGGGCTGAAGCCAGTTTGAGCTGGAAAAAGGAGGTGCCTTCCTTCACATCCGAAGATCTAGAAGACCTGGAGGATGCACCTGACAGCGAGGTCGAGGAAACTGAAGAGAAGGTGGTTGACCTGGCCTCGGCAGCACGCACCATTGCCGAGCTCAAAGCAGAGATTGCCATTCTGAAAAGTCTTGAAAAACTCGCTCTGGAAGTAAGACAATCAGGATCAGACAGGAAATGGGATGAGCTTTCAAGCCTTCTCCAGAATCAGGGAGAGATGTTTGATTCCTTTGGCCATCGCAGGAAGCTCATCATTTTTACAGAACACAAAGATACCCTTTTCTACCTGCAGGAACGTATCGGTGCTCTTCTTGGCCGTCCTGATGCAGTGGTCACCATTCATGGAGGCATGGGAAGGGAAGAACGTCGAAAGGCGGAACAGCTTTTTACCCAGGACAAGAAGGTTGAGGTGCTAATCGCAACGGATGCAGCAGGCGAGGGAATCAATCTCCAACGCGCGCATCTCATGGTCAATTACGATCTTCCGTGGAATCCTAATCGGCTGGAGCAGCGCTTTGGGCGAATCCACAGGATCGGCCAGACAGAAGTGTGCCACTGCTGGAACCTTGTTGCCTCTGAGACCAGGGAAGGAGATGTATATCGCAGGCTCCTTGAAAAGCTTGATGAGGAGCGAAGGGCCCTGGGGGGTAAGGTCTTCGACATTCTTGGCAAGCTCACATTCAATGACAAGCCATTGAGACAACTTCTCATCGAGGCTGTTCGCTATGGAGACAGGCCGGAGGTCAGGAAAAAACTAGAGGAGGTAGTGGAATATGCCCTGGATAGGGCAAAGCTCCAAGCCCTCATTGAAGAACACGCTCTTGCCCACGACACCATGGATGCCACTAGGGTCCAGAAGATAAGAGAAGAGATGGAGCGTGCCGAGGCAAGGCGCCTTCAACCCCACTTCATCTCTTCATTTTTCCTTGAGGCCTTCAAACGCCTTGGTGGAAAGGTCTATGAACGTGAGCCAAAGAGGTTTGAGATTACCAGGGTCCCAGCCGTCATCCGTAACCGTGACCGGGTTATCGGCACACGGGACCCAGTGCTGTTGAGATATGAAAGGATCACCTTTGAAAAGGCTCTCATCAACTTACCAGGAAAACCTATGGCAGAATTTATATGCCCTGGCCATCCCCTACTTGATGCAACAATGGACCTGATTTTAGAGCGCCACAGGGACCTTCTGAAACAGGGTGCAGTCCTGATAGATGAAAACGATCCTGGTAATAATCCTCGCATCCTCATCTATCTGGAACACACCATCCAGGATGCACGGGTTGATAGAAACGGCAATCGCCGAGTGGTTTCAAGGGCAATGCAGTTTGTAGAGGTATTACAGGATGGACATGTCTCTTTTGCTGGATATGCACCATATCTTGATTATCGTCCGCCAAAAGAGCAGGAGATGAAAATCATAGACCAGATATTTAGCCAAAACGGCAGACAGCGTTCAGATATTGAGTCACTGGCTCTAAAATATGCTGTTCAACACCTCGTCCCCAAACATCTTCAGGAGGTCAAGACCAGGAAAGAGGAGATGACAAATAAGATCATGGCTGCAGTAAAAGAGCGGCTGACTGCTGAGATTACATATTGGGACCACAGGGCAGAAGAGCTTAAGCTCCAGGAGCAGGCAGGCAAGATCAATGCAAAGATAAACTCAGTAAAGGCCCGCCAGAGGGCGGATGAACTCACAGGCAGGCTTCATAAACGCATGGAGGAGCTGAAACAGGAACGGCAGGTCTCCCCCCTGCCTCCAAATGTTACAGGAGGGGCGCTCATAGTACCCATTGGGCTCATCAGGAAGTATCAGCGTCCAGATGGAGACCATGAAGCCGCTACCTTTGCCAGGGAAACAACAAGAGTAGAACAGGCCGCCATGAAGGCAGTCATGGAAACAGAGAGGCGTCTCGGTTTTGAGCCATTGGATGTATCTGGAGAAAAGTGCGGCTATGATATCGAATCGAAGGATGCTCAAAACCCAGGCACACTGCGATTCATTGAAGTAAAGGGCCGGATCAAGGGGGCCAAAACCGTCACTATCACCAAAAACGAGATCCTAACCGCACTTAACAAGCCAGAGCAGTTCATTCTGGCCATAGTGGAGGTGGATAAAGATGAGACTTCCGTCTGGTATGTGAAGCGGCCCTTTAAGAAGGAACCCGATTTCGGGGTAACCAGTGTGAATTACAGGTTGGAGGATTTGTTAGTCAGAGGGAAACAGCCACTATGA
- a CDS encoding Fic family protein — translation MPPVYYHDNKFPPKRLDWERLIPSIGPANAAVARYDGLLSAIPNAAVLLSPLTTQEAVLSSKIEGTQATMGEVLEYEAEGDSHRFSSERKADIQEILNYRAAMRMAEEMLKELPLCQRVIKHCHEVLMTGVRGRNKAPGQYRKVPNWIGPKGCSQDEAYFVPVQPENVPDAMSRWERYLHSTAPDRLVQLAILHAEFEAIHPFLDGNGRLGRMFIPLFMYYTKIINSPMFYISAYLEAHRDEYYERLRRISSHDEWTEWCAFFLEAIRQQANENQQKARQILDLYDEMKDRFVELTHSQYAITALDWIFQQPIFKSSDFVRSANIPEPTAKRILKVLKQEKIINILAPGRGRRAAILALTKLLNIVEGYDAF, via the coding sequence ATGCCGCCTGTTTATTACCATGATAACAAATTCCCTCCCAAGAGGCTCGACTGGGAGCGGCTGATCCCATCCATCGGGCCTGCAAATGCCGCGGTTGCCAGATACGACGGGCTCTTGTCCGCCATTCCCAATGCCGCAGTGCTCCTCAGCCCTTTGACTACCCAGGAAGCAGTCCTTTCGTCCAAGATCGAGGGGACCCAGGCCACAATGGGAGAGGTGCTGGAGTATGAGGCAGAGGGTGACTCCCACAGGTTCTCTTCAGAGCGCAAGGCGGATATACAGGAGATCCTGAACTACCGAGCTGCCATGCGTATGGCAGAGGAGATGTTGAAAGAGCTTCCCCTGTGCCAGCGGGTAATAAAGCATTGTCACGAGGTCTTGATGACAGGGGTCAGGGGAAGAAACAAGGCTCCCGGCCAGTACCGGAAGGTCCCAAACTGGATAGGTCCAAAGGGCTGTTCACAAGATGAGGCCTATTTCGTCCCTGTTCAACCAGAGAATGTGCCAGATGCCATGAGCAGGTGGGAGAGGTATCTCCACTCGACGGCCCCTGACCGGCTGGTGCAGCTTGCCATACTTCATGCGGAATTTGAGGCCATCCATCCATTTCTTGATGGCAACGGCCGCTTGGGGCGGATGTTCATTCCGCTTTTCATGTATTACACCAAGATCATCAACAGCCCAATGTTTTATATCAGCGCCTATCTGGAAGCACACCGTGATGAATACTATGAAAGGTTAAGGCGCATCTCAAGCCATGATGAATGGACCGAGTGGTGTGCCTTTTTCCTGGAGGCCATTCGGCAGCAGGCCAATGAGAATCAGCAAAAGGCCAGGCAGATCCTTGATCTCTATGACGAGATGAAGGACAGGTTTGTTGAGCTGACCCATTCTCAGTATGCCATCACCGCACTGGACTGGATATTCCAGCAGCCGATTTTCAAGAGTTCCGATTTCGTGCGGTCGGCAAATATACCAGAGCCTACTGCCAAGAGAATTCTAAAGGTGTTGAAACAAGAGAAGATAATAAATATCCTGGCCCCAGGCAGAGGCCGCAGGGCCGCTATACTTGCTTTAACAAAACTATTGAACATTGTGGAAGGATACGATGCATTTTGA